The genome window CCGGTGCTCCTCACAGTCGTTAACCTCGTATGGAATCCGGTTAAACGGCACCATTTCCTCTGGATCAAACATACCCAATCTAAACCGGGTTCTCAGCAGTCTCCGCACAGCTTGATCGATTGTCTCTTCCGCAATTAAGCCCTGCTCCACTGCCTCCTGCAGATGTTCAAACACCCAGCCGCAATTTAAGTCGCAGCCGCTGTTGACAGCTAATGCCGCTGCTTCAGCCGGGGTGTCCACCACCTTGTGGTCGGCGTAAATATCTTTAATCGCGCCGCAGTCGGAGACCACATGTCCTTCAAAGCCCCATTCTTCGCGGAGGATTTTTTGAAGCAGCTCCGGACTGGCGCAGGCAGGCTCGCCGTTAACCCGATTATAAGCTCCCATGACCGCTTCCACTTTAGCTTCCTTAACCGCGTCTTTAAACGCGGGCAGATAGGTTTCCCTCAGGTCTTTTTGGCTTACAACGGCATCAAACTGGTGCCGCAAGAGCTCGGGCCCGCTGTGCACCGCGAAGTGCTTAGCACAGGCTGCGGATTTTAAATAGCGGGGATTATCCCCCTGCAGCCCTTTAATAAAGGCCACGCCTAACCTTCCGGTTAGGTAGGGATCTTCGCCATACGTTTCCTGGCCGCGGCCCCAGCGGGGATCCCGGAAAATGTTAATATTCGGGGACCAAAACGTTATTCCCTTATAAATGCCCCTATCTTCGTGCTTTCTGGCGGCATTGTATTTAGCTCTGCCTTCAGTGGCAATCACCGAGGCTACTTCATGGAGCAGCGCTTTATTAAACGAAGCTCCCAACCCGATTGCCTGGGGAAAGATGGTTGCAACACCGGCCCGGGCTACCCCATGCAGGGCTTCATTCCACCAATTGTACTCCGAAATTCCCAAGCGTCCGATTGATGAAGATGCGTACAGCATCTGACTGATCTTTTCCTCTAAAGTCATGCGGCCGAGCAGATCCTCAATCCGCTCTTCCCATGACTTATCCGGCTGCCGGAATACCGGCTGCTCTTCCTTGCGCAGGTCATTATTCACCGGACTGCACTCCTTTCCAGTTTCACTTAACTTTTCCACAGGTTAGACCGTTAAACTCATTAAGCTTAAATTCTACGATCTTTCTCATGGCAACTGTAACAGCATCATCTTTAAAGCCGAGTTTAATGGTTACAGATCCCAAATCATAATCAACAATATGGCATTTAATCAGTAGCGTCCGCTCATCCCGCCATGATCCAGAAGTCGCTGCGCGGTAGTTGTAATAAGGGAACTTATCTAAGACCAGCTTTTCAATGCCGAAACGAAGCGCATGAGTGCCAAGATGATTGGTTAACCACAGCGTGCCTTCGTTATGGTCGAAATCAAAGCTTAATTTAAGACTCTTAAGCTTCATCCGATTCGCATCAAGGACGTACTCCCGCTCATTGATTTTTGCGGCAAAGTCTTGATTGCCTCCCAACCCCACTCCCCGGAGAGCTTTAATGCTGTTTCCAGCCAGCCTTGCTTCAAGCTTGGCCAAAGCTTCGGGGTTTTCTGCAAGGGGCTCGGCGCTTAAGTTCTGATAGACGGTTTCGAAAAAGGCATCGAAAATTGCCGGCACGCCGTTAGCATCTTCCTGGGTATCAGCTGTGGTTACCAAAAGCAGATTGTGCTCCGGAAAGCACACTGCCTGCTGCCCGCCCATGCCCAGCATACCGAAACCATTATTCCGCACCCGCCAAAACTGATAGCCATAGCCCAGCTTTTCATCCAGATTGTTGCCCCGCATCGCTGTATCGATCTGCTTTGTTACAGCAGCTGCAAGATACTCCCGCGGCAGATACTGCTTGCCGTTATGCTCGCCGCCGTTCATCACAATCCAAGCCACTTTGGCCAGATCCAGAGGTGTAGACATCAGGCCGGATCCGCCCATGGAAACGCCCACGGGATCGTGGAGGATATAAGCATCTTTAGAAAAGCCGATCTCATCCAAGAATTTGGTTCTTAAGTAGTCCAGCAGCGGCATTCCCGTCAGCTTCTCCACCAGCCCGCAGAGAGTGTGGCTTGCGGAAGTGTCGTAGTGAAACAGGGTTCCGGGCAGATGGGTAGGAGGTACGGTAAAGTAGCTCTTCACCCAGTCCGGATCCGATGTCCGCTTATAGGTGGTGCCGGCGTGGGCTGTTGCCATCATCAGCATATTGCGGATCGTAATCTTAGCTGTGTAGGGATGGACTCCTTTTGCCGGCAGCTTCTCCGGGAAGTAGTCGATAATCTTATCGTCTAAGGAAATCCTGCCCTCCTCCACCAAAAGTCCTATTGCCAGGGAAGTAAAGCTTTTGGTCACCGAAAACATTCGGTGCAGGGTGTCCGCCTGATAAGGATGGTAGTATGTTTCTACTGCCAGCTTCCCGTCTCGAATAATCAAGACGCTGTGCATGCAGACATCATTTGCTTCCAACCGATCGAAAAAATCCATAACACTTTGGGAGCAAATTCCCACTGACTCGGGAGATGCCTTAGGAAAGAATTCAGCCATAGCAAAACTCCTTTACCGATATAATTTTACATAAATTAAATACCACCTATTATATTCCTGATCTAAAGCTGTTTTCCTCTGCATAAAAAGACGGATCGAGCTTTCTCAATCCGCCTCAAGGGTATGAATTTACCTATTTCTTAAGTTCTGCCAAGAGCTCTTCCGCATCCCGGCGCAGTATTTCATCAATCTCCATCTCAGGTGATGCAAACGCCTGCATCAGTACATCCAGCGCTTCATCCGAGCGCTTGTGGCTGACCAGCACTTTAGCGAGCTGCACTTGGTAATCCGGGTTATCCGGATCCAGTTTAAGGGCAATTTCAATCATTTCCAGGGCTTTATTGCGGTTGCCGATGCTGAGGGGCCAACCGGGCGCCTGATCGTACAAACTGCTGAGAACATAGTACGCATCGGCGTACTTGTCGTCAATTTCCAGCACCTTCTCCATCGCCTGCTGAAGGGGCTTTACCATAAACAAACTATTTAAAATTCCCTTCGTCTGGCCGATCCGGCCGATTAAGGCTCCCTGCCAGTAGTAGCAGTGGGGGTTAGCGGGCGCTGCTTCCACCGCCCGATCAGCATAAGCTTTGCCGGTTTCAAATAAAGCCAGCCGGTTATCATCGCTCCGGTCTCCCAAATACAGATAGGCTTTTGCCAGCGACCACAACAGCTCCGCGTCTTCTGGTGAGTGATCCAGCGAAGTTTCCAAAAGTTCAATCGCCTGTTCAATCCTGTCAACCTGCTTTGTCGCTAGCAAGGCATGAGCTTCCTCTACTACCCCGCCTAGGTCCTGAGCGCTGACTGCGCTTACCGCTGCTAACAAAACACTAAAGATTACCAATCCCCGCATCAATTTGCTCATAAATAAGCCTCCTCATCTCAGTGCTGTTCGTAACTTCTAGGGCAGTAAAACCAAGTCCTTCGCACCAAAGCCGGGTATTAAGTGCTAAATTCTTTTATTTTTCTTGTTTTAACCGCTTGACTAAGGAATTGAGGGTGCATATAATAGTAACTAACGAGTGAGAACGATTTTCATTCCCATACAAACTGCTAATATTCGTTTAATTCACCATTCTCTAAATGGAGGTATGTTTGTGAAAACCATCGTTAAGTCACTAACAGGCAGACGCTGTTTATACGATATGCAGAAAAAGTGCTGCTGCAGAGTGGTTTCCATTCCCGATCATCCCCTTCTGGACAGTTTGGGAATCTGCAGCGATGCTGTAATTACCGTTGAAAATAAATACAAATTTGGCGGCCCGGTACTGCTTAAGATCGATACAGCTACAGTCGCAATCGGAAAAGATATTGCCGAACAGATTCTCGTTGAGGAGGTCGCCGTCTGATGTCGTCGTGTCACACTATTCAGGAAGACCCGCGGATTTTAGAAACAGAGAATAAAATCCTGCTGATGGGCAACCCCAATGTGGGTAAAAGCGTTTTCTTTACCGAACTCACCGGGATTCACGCCATCAGCTCCAACTACACCGGGACAACCGTCAGCTATTTAGAAGGCGACCTTGTGCTTGACGGCACAAAGTATACATTAATTGACGTTCCCGGCATCTATTCCATGACCGCATCTTCAGAAGCTGAAGCAGTTGCGGTTCGTTTTATGGAAAGCGGAGCTTTGGCTGTAATCTGCGTTTTAGACGCCAGCAATCTCGAGCGCAACCTGCGCCTCGGGCTGGATCTGCAGAAATACGGCATTCCCATGGTCTACGCTTTAAACTTAATGGACGTTGCCGAGCGCCATGGGATTGAAATTGATGTTGATTTGTTACAAAAAGAGCTGGGCTGGCCGGTTATCCCCACTGTGGTAGTTAAACAGCAGGGCTTAGATGAGCTCAAGTGCTCTCTCCAGAGCGTGCTGGAAAAATCCAGTCAGGAAAAGGCACGCAATCAGAAGCTGGATTTTGACAGCAGAGCTCGGGCGCGGGAAATTACCCGCAAAGTAAGAAAGATCAAGAATGTAAACTTAAGCAGACTGGATCGGTTAGGCGAAAGTATGATGAAGCCCTTCCCCGGCATACCCTTAGCTCTGCTAATCATGATTCTGAGCATCGGTGTGGTTGTCGGTGCCGGGAAAGCACTGCGGGCAGCGGTGCTTCTGCCGCTGGTAAACCAGGTGCTCGTCCCGTTCTTCCGCACTCTGTTCACTTCCTTCATCCCCGAAGGAATGCTCTTGAACATCTTAGTGGGGGAATACGGTGTTTTTGTAATCAGTTTTGAATGGATTATCGCTCTGATTTTACCTTATGTATTTTTATTCTATGTTGTCTTTACTTTCCTGGAAGACTCGGGCTATCTGCCCCGGATCAGTGTCTTATTCGATAATGTGATGCGCAAACTCGGCATCCAAGGCGGAAGCTTAATCAATATCGTTATGGGATACGGCTGCGCCGTGCCGGCGATTATCGGCAGCCGGGCTGCCAGCTCCCGGAAAGAGCGGCTGCTGATCAGCACTGCGGTCTGCTTTGCAGTCCCCTGCATTTCCCAAACCGGCGCGCTGATCAGTCTCCTTGGCAGCTATTCTTTCGGCCTTGTGGCGGTCATGATCCTTTTCTCTCTGGTAATTATGGTGATTGCTACCTTAACCGCCGGCCGCCTGATTAAAGGTGAAGTAGCCCCTTTAATTATTGAGGTGCCGAATCTGCTAATTCCCGAACCTAAGGCTTACGGTAGAAAGCTTCTAATTCGAATGAAGCATTTCGTCTACGACGCGGAGCTGCCGATGATGATTTCCATTGTGATTGCAGCTCTCTTAAAGGAAACAGGCCTTTTGGATACCATTGCAGTTTACGCAGAACCCCTGGTGAGAAACTGGCTCGGTCTTCCTTCCGAAGCAGTAATTGCCCTGATCTTAGGTATTGTCCGGAGAGAAATGTCGGTTGCGCCACTGTTAGCGCTTAACCTCACACCTCTCCAGGCTTTTGTGGGGGCAACCGTCGGTCTGTTATATCTGCCCTGCCTGTCGGTCTTTGGTATTTTAACCAAGGAGTTTAATGTCAAAGTGGCTGTAGTGATTTCAACCGGAACCATCTTCTCCGCGCTCTTCTTTGGCGGATTGATTAATCAAGTGGCGCAACTGTTTACCTAAGCTGGGAGGAAGTTTATGGCACGTCAGATTGTCAGCTTGACGCAGAAAATCGAATACTGGGCAGCAGCTAACCCCCTTGTTTTCCGTCTTGCTGCCCTTTACTACCAAGATATTATCCGGAAAGAGGCGGAACTTGCCCGCATCACCAGAGATGATCATGTCCTCTGCATCGGCGGCGGTCCCTGTCCCTTCAGTGCCATCCTGCTCCACCAACTAACAGGAGCGAGAATCACAGTCATCGACAACGATCAGCGCTGTATCGAGCCTGCTCGGCAGGTGCTGTCCCGGATGGGATTAGACAGTAAAGTTGAGATCCTGTGCCAAGATGGCTGCGCAATCGATATCCATGGCTACACCGTGATCCATCTGGCCGCCCAGCTTTCACCCATGGATCAAATTTTAAGCAAGGTTAAAGAGCAGGCCCAGCCCGGTACCAGGCTGCTGATCCGCACGCCCAAAAGCCAACTTGCTTCACTTTACTGCCAAAGCTGCGCCTGCATCGACAGAAGCGGTTGTCAAGCGGTTTACCATAAAAAAACCCGCAATCTCGACAGCACCCTGCTGTATGTTAAAGAAGGGGCATTGGTATGCTGAGAAAATGGATTATTTGGTCTGCAGCCGGCATTTTACTGCTGGCTCTTTTTCTGCAGATTAATCTGGACGAACTCTATCTAAGTCTGGCGCAGATCGACTGGAAAGTAATCGGACTGCTGCTTTTGCTGCAGATTGTAACCCAGCTGCTCCTTAACTTGCAGTGGCAGCGAATTGCCGTCTTTGTCGGAGTTAAGCTTTCATTTTGGACCATGTTTTATATTAACGCTCAAGGTTCCGTAATGGAATCAATCACTCCGGGTGTCAAGGTAGGCGGTGAGATTACCCGCGGTGTGCAGCTTGCCCGCCTCGGCCGCTGCTCCGGCAGCACTGCGGCGGTGGTGGTGGTCCTGCAGAAAATTTTCAGTTTGAGCGCCTTTGCACTGATCAATATCTTTGCCGCAGTCTATCTCTCCCACCGCAGCAGTATTCTTGATTCCAGTCTCAGCCGGCTGATTGTTTACACCTTTTTGGGCCTAGTGCTGGCAGCTTTTGCCCTGATCTTGATCATGCCCAAGCAGCTCTTAGCCCGAATTAACAATAAACCGCCAGTCCGCACCTGGTTAGGCGCAGTCAGGCGGTTCGTGGAAAACCTGCTGGAACACATTGTTATGTTTGAAAGCCGGAAACAAGAGCTTGTGATTCAGTTTATTCTGGCGCTCGCCATCTGGCTGCTTTATCCCCTTAAGCTCTATCTGCTCACTGCCCAGGTGCTGCCCGATGCGCCGCTGGTTTACATCACCAGCATCACCTTTATCTCGTATCT of Bacillota bacterium contains these proteins:
- a CDS encoding serine hydrolase encodes the protein MAEFFPKASPESVGICSQSVMDFFDRLEANDVCMHSVLIIRDGKLAVETYYHPYQADTLHRMFSVTKSFTSLAIGLLVEEGRISLDDKIIDYFPEKLPAKGVHPYTAKITIRNMLMMATAHAGTTYKRTSDPDWVKSYFTVPPTHLPGTLFHYDTSASHTLCGLVEKLTGMPLLDYLRTKFLDEIGFSKDAYILHDPVGVSMGGSGLMSTPLDLAKVAWIVMNGGEHNGKQYLPREYLAAAVTKQIDTAMRGNNLDEKLGYGYQFWRVRNNGFGMLGMGGQQAVCFPEHNLLLVTTADTQEDANGVPAIFDAFFETVYQNLSAEPLAENPEALAKLEARLAGNSIKALRGVGLGGNQDFAAKINEREYVLDANRMKLKSLKLSFDFDHNEGTLWLTNHLGTHALRFGIEKLVLDKFPYYNYRAATSGSWRDERTLLIKCHIVDYDLGSVTIKLGFKDDAVTVAMRKIVEFKLNEFNGLTCGKVK
- a CDS encoding tetratricopeptide repeat protein; its protein translation is MSKLMRGLVIFSVLLAAVSAVSAQDLGGVVEEAHALLATKQVDRIEQAIELLETSLDHSPEDAELLWSLAKAYLYLGDRSDDNRLALFETGKAYADRAVEAAPANPHCYYWQGALIGRIGQTKGILNSLFMVKPLQQAMEKVLEIDDKYADAYYVLSSLYDQAPGWPLSIGNRNKALEMIEIALKLDPDNPDYQVQLAKVLVSHKRSDEALDVLMQAFASPEMEIDEILRRDAEELLAELKK
- a CDS encoding ferrous iron transport protein A, whose product is MKTIVKSLTGRRCLYDMQKKCCCRVVSIPDHPLLDSLGICSDAVITVENKYKFGGPVLLKIDTATVAIGKDIAEQILVEEVAV
- a CDS encoding ferrous iron transporter B, producing MSSCHTIQEDPRILETENKILLMGNPNVGKSVFFTELTGIHAISSNYTGTTVSYLEGDLVLDGTKYTLIDVPGIYSMTASSEAEAVAVRFMESGALAVICVLDASNLERNLRLGLDLQKYGIPMVYALNLMDVAERHGIEIDVDLLQKELGWPVIPTVVVKQQGLDELKCSLQSVLEKSSQEKARNQKLDFDSRARAREITRKVRKIKNVNLSRLDRLGESMMKPFPGIPLALLIMILSIGVVVGAGKALRAAVLLPLVNQVLVPFFRTLFTSFIPEGMLLNILVGEYGVFVISFEWIIALILPYVFLFYVVFTFLEDSGYLPRISVLFDNVMRKLGIQGGSLINIVMGYGCAVPAIIGSRAASSRKERLLISTAVCFAVPCISQTGALISLLGSYSFGLVAVMILFSLVIMVIATLTAGRLIKGEVAPLIIEVPNLLIPEPKAYGRKLLIRMKHFVYDAELPMMISIVIAALLKETGLLDTIAVYAEPLVRNWLGLPSEAVIALILGIVRREMSVAPLLALNLTPLQAFVGATVGLLYLPCLSVFGILTKEFNVKVAVVISTGTIFSALFFGGLINQVAQLFT
- a CDS encoding flippase-like domain-containing protein, whose amino-acid sequence is MLRKWIIWSAAGILLLALFLQINLDELYLSLAQIDWKVIGLLLLLQIVTQLLLNLQWQRIAVFVGVKLSFWTMFYINAQGSVMESITPGVKVGGEITRGVQLARLGRCSGSTAAVVVVLQKIFSLSAFALINIFAAVYLSHRSSILDSSLSRLIVYTFLGLVLAAFALILIMPKQLLARINNKPPVRTWLGAVRRFVENLLEHIVMFESRKQELVIQFILALAIWLLYPLKLYLLTAQVLPDAPLVYITSITFISYLVGMLPLFPGGLGGFEGTMSGLLTGIGLSLSSSAAVAVIFRFITFWFVIITSLAFTAVYKLAYKNTSQVERMLPNEK